One stretch of Rattus norvegicus strain BN/NHsdMcwi chromosome 12, GRCr8, whole genome shotgun sequence DNA includes these proteins:
- the Tmem120b gene encoding transmembrane protein 120B — MSGQLERCEREWHELEGEFQELQETHRIYKQKLEELTALQTQCSISISKQKRHLKDLKYALQRYKCHSSQEEAELVQQLAANIKERQNVFFDMEAYLPKKNGLYLNLVLGNVDVTLLSNQAKFAYKDEYEKFKLYLTIILLLGAVACRFVLHYRVTDEVFNFLLVWYYCTLTIRESILISNGSRIKGWWVSHHYVSSFLSGVMLTWPNGLIYQKFRNQFLAFSIFQSCVQFLQYYYQRGCLYRLRALGERNHLDLTVEGFQSWMWRGLTFLLPFLFCGHFWQLYNAVTLFELSSHEECKEWQVFVLALTFLILFLGNFLTTLKVVHAKLQKNRNKTKQP; from the exons GAGACACACAGAATCTACAAGCAGAAGCTGGAGGAGCTGACGGCCCTGCAGACACAGTGCAGCATTTCCATCAGCAAGCAGAAGAGGCACCTCAAGGACCTGAAGTACGCACTCCAGAG GTACAAGTGCCATTCCAGCCAGGAGGAGGCGGAGCTCGTCCAGCAGTTGGCCGCCAACATTAAGGAGCGGCAGAATGTCTTCTTTGACATGGAGGCCTACCTGCCGAAGAAGAATGG GCTCTACCTGAATCTGGTTCTTGGCAACGTGGACGTGACCCTCCTTAGCAACCAGGCCAA GTTTGCTTACAAGGACGAGTATGAGAAGTTTAAGCTCTACCTGACCATAATCCTGCTTCTGGGCGCTGTGGCATGCCGCTTTGTCCTTCACTACAG GGTGACAGACGAAGTCTTCAACTTCCTGCTCGTGTGGTATTACTGCACCCTGACCATTCGGGAGAGCATCCTCATCAGCAACGGTTCCAG AATCAAGGGCTGGTGGGTGTCTCATCATTATGTCTCCTCGTTTCTGTCTGGAGTGATGTTGACTTG gcctAATGGACTAATTTATCAGAAGTTTCGAAATCAGTTTTTAGCGTTCTCCATTTTTCAGA GCTGCGTTCAGTTCCTACAGTACTATTACCAGAGGGGCTGTCTCTACAGGCTGCGGGCCCTGGGGGAGCGGAACCACCTGGACCTCACAGTGG AAGGGTTCCAGTCCTGGATGTGGCGGGGCCTCAccttcctcctgcctttcctcttctGCGGCCAC TTCTGGCAGCTCTACAATGCCGTCACGTTGTTTGAGCTCTCCAGCCATGAGGAATGCAAAGAATGGCAG GTATTTGTGCTGGCTCTcaccttcctcatcctcttcctcggCAATTTCCTGACCACACTAAAAGTCGTGCATGCCAAACTCCAGAAGAACAGAAACAAGACAAAGCAGCCATGA
- the Rhof gene encoding rho-related GTP-binding protein RhoF isoform X1: MNPTSYDNVLIKWFPEVTHFCRGIPMVLIGCKTDLRKDKEQLRKLRAAQLEPITYTQGLSACEQMRGALYLECSAKFRENVEDVFREATKVALSALKKAQRQKKQRICLLL; this comes from the exons ATGAACCCCACCAGTTACGACAACGTCCTCATCAAG TGGTTCCCTGAAGTCACGCATTTCTGCCGAGGGATCCCCATGGTGCTCATCGGCTGCAAGACGGACCTGAGGAAGGACAAGGAGCAGCTGCGGAAGCTCCGGGCGGCCCAGCTGGAGCCCATTACCTACACACAG GGCCTGAGTGCCTGTGAACAGATGCGAGGCGCGCTCTATCTGGAATGTTCTGCCAAGTTTCGGGAGAACGTGGAAGATGTCTTCAGGGAAGCCACCAAGGTGGCCCTCAGCGCCCTGAAGAAAGCACAGAGGCAGAAAAAACAGAGGATCTGCCTGCTGCTGTGA